One stretch of Arachis hypogaea cultivar Tifrunner chromosome 20, arahy.Tifrunner.gnm2.J5K5, whole genome shotgun sequence DNA includes these proteins:
- the LOC112785172 gene encoding NAC domain-containing protein 73, with product MAWCNDTHEKEIIASNNSTITLRPKSDPNVTCPSCGHNIQIIQEQGGIHELPGLPAGVKFDPNDIEILEHLEAKVMSHVPNLHPLIDEFIPTLQDENGICYTHPEKLPGVKKDGQIRHFFHRPSKAYTTGTRKRRKVHTDEDGSETRWHKTGKTRPVVAGGGLVKGFKKILVLYTNYGRQKKPEKTNWVMHQYHLGSNEEERDGELVVSKVFYQTQPRQCGNSIVIKEDNDDDLPYGKILMMNNSSKKHKNNNDRNVAAPVVDYYINYDHVDHHNHNHNSQRCSSPTQLIPNLVLQGDSSSLFRFASSSLDGNTNKTRLFERKL from the exons ATGGCATGGTGCAATGACACTCATGAGAAAGAGATAATTGCTTCCAATAATAGTACTATTACTCTTAGACCTAAATCCGACCCAAACGTAACTTGCCCCTCATGTGGCCATAACATTCAAATAATCCAAGAGCAG GGTGGAATTCATGAGTTGCCGGGGTTACCAGCTGGAGTGAAGTTTGACCCAAATGACATTGAAATATTGGAGCATTTGGAGGCAAAAGTTATGTCTCATGTGCCCAACCTTCATCCTCTCATTGATGAGTTCATACCAACACTTCAAGACGAGAATGGCATCTGTTATACACACCCAGAGAAGCTACCAG GAGTAAAGAAAGATGGGCAGATCCGGCACTTCTTCCACAGGCCTTCAAAAGCATACACAACAGGAACAAGGAAGAGAAGAAAGGTTCACACCGATGAAGATGGAAGCGAAACAAGGTGGCACAAAACCGGAAAAACAAGACCGGTGGTGGCCGGCGGCGGCCTAGTGAAGGGTTTCAAGAAGATTCTAGTACTATACACCAACTATGGGAGGCAAAAAAAGCCTGAGAAAACTAACTGGGTGATGCATCAATACCATCTtggaagcaatgaagaagagagagatggAGAACTAGTAGTTTCAAAAGTGTTCTACCAAACACAACCTAGACAATGCGGCAATTCCATTGTTATAAAggaagataatgatgatgatctTCCCTATGGAAAGATATTGATGATGAATAACAGTAGTAAGAAGCACAAAAATAATAACGATAGAAATGTTGCTGCTCCTGTTGTGGACTACTACATCAACTATGACCATGTTGATCATCATAATCACAATCATAATAGTCAAAGATGTTCATCACCTACTCAACTTATTCCAAACTTGGTTCTCCAAGGTGATTCCTCTTCTCTTTTTCGCTTTGCTTCATCATCACTCGATGGGAATACCAACAAAACAAGACTTTTTGAGAGAAAGTTGTAG
- the LOC112782260 gene encoding serine/threonine-protein kinase-like protein ACR4, translating into MDHAKIAYDLVMVALSISLIVLGVVLFLACKKKPVESEETLPVKFCARAYPLMELDAATDGFNHRRIVGQGRLGTVYAATLSNAEVVAVKRIHPFLVLSNAGFGFSSVLKWLSLAQHPNVVPIIGFSEAPGERVVVMEFIRMASLEFYLQQNQDGVSLLDWSKRFRIAAGVARGLQYLHEVVAPNIVHGCVKSSNVLIDVNFCARVCDYGLNFLAPMEKRGVVGYVDGEYWNERGRGATKESDVYGLGVVLLELLSGRGCEGGSLANWALPLIKEMSFGQVLDPRLVTPSDMSPLVRLAKVASACVGNPRKCRPSVAQVATILNDLEIQVCGNSVAVDFT; encoded by the coding sequence ATGGACCATGCCAAGATTGCTTATGATTTAGTCATGGTGGCTCTATCCATATCTCTTATAGTTCTTGGTGTTGTTCTGTTTCTTGCATGCAAGAAAAAGCCGGTTGAATCCGAGGAAACACTTCCGGTAAAATTTTGTGCTCGTGCATACCCTTTAATGGAACTTGATGCTGCCACTGATGGCTTCAACCATAGGAGAATTGTTGGCCAGGGTCGCCTAGGAACAGTTTACGCCGCAACGCTATCGAATGCAGAGGTTGTAGCTGTGAAGAGGATCCacccttttcttgttttgagcAATGCAGGCTTTGGATTCTCATCTGTGTTGAAGTGGCTCTCATTGGCACAACACCCCAACGTTGTTCCAATCATAGGATTCTCCGAAGCGCCAGGGGAAAGAGTTGTAGTCATGGAGTTTATCCGAATGGCGAGCTTGGAATTCTATTTACAACAAAACCAAGATGGTGTTTCACTTCTGGATTGGAGCAAGAGGTTTAGAATTGCAGCAGGTGTAGCTAGAGGGCTTCAATACCTGCATGAAGTGGTAGCACCAAACATAGTACATGGTTGTGTTAAGTCTTCTAATGTTCTTATTGATGTGAATTTCTGTGCCAGGGTTTGTGATTATGGACTTAACTTCTTGGCACCAATGGAGAAGAGAGGGGTAGTGGGGTATGTGGATGGTGAGTATTGGAATGAGAGAGGGCGTGGTGCTACTAAAGAGAGtgatgtttatggtttaggtgtGGTGCTTTTGGAGCTTCTAAGTGGAAGAGGGTGTGAGGGAGGGTCATTGGCAAATTGGGCATTGCCTTTGATTAAGGAAATGAGTTTTGGTCAAGTTTTAGATCCCAGGCTTGTGACTCCTTCTGATATGAGTCCTTTGGTTAGATTGGCCAAAGTTGCTTCTGCTTGTGTTGGTAATCCAAGAAAGTGTAGGCCTAGTGTTGCTCAAGTTGCTACCATTTTGAACGATTTAGAAATACAAGTGTGTGGAAACTCagttgcagtcgacttcacgtga